From Candidatus Nomurabacteria bacterium, one genomic window encodes:
- a CDS encoding KH domain-containing protein, whose protein sequence is MEQYEDKQFLENLVKALVDHPDAVGINRTVDEMGVLLTLDVHADDMGKIIGRSGNTAKAIRTLLRVVGMKHDARVNLKINEPEGGKGMSREMSEAMQEDNPAAEPKSLDQAIDDLKI, encoded by the coding sequence ATGGAACAGTACGAAGATAAGCAGTTTCTCGAGAATCTCGTGAAGGCACTCGTGGATCATCCTGATGCGGTTGGGATTAACCGTACAGTAGATGAAATGGGAGTCCTCCTCACTCTCGATGTGCACGCAGATGATATGGGTAAGATCATTGGTCGATCTGGAAACACCGCTAAGGCCATCCGCACCCTTCTTCGTGTCGTAGGAATGAAGCACGACGCTCGCGTTAATCTTAAGATCAACGAGCCAGAAGGTGGTAAGGGTATGAGTCGCGAAATGTCAGAGGCAATGCAGGAAGATAACCCTGCTGCAGAGCCAAAGTCACTTGATCAAGCAATTGACGACCTAAAGATATAA
- the rpsP gene encoding 30S ribosomal protein S16, translated as MLMMRLQRVGRRNDPSYRIVVTDKRTGPKSDKHVDRLGSYNPKMNHIQLDKDKAKEWLAKGVQPSETMHNLLVSEKVIEGKKINVLPKKSPIIDEEAIKRAEEEAAAKAEAEKAAAEAEAAPEAAAESTEVSEEAAPAEAEASKEEAPAPEAEAEETK; from the coding sequence ATGTTAATGATGCGTTTACAACGAGTCGGCCGCCGCAACGATCCTTCATATCGTATTGTGGTTACCGATAAGCGAACTGGCCCAAAGAGCGACAAGCATGTCGATCGTCTTGGTTCGTACAATCCTAAGATGAATCACATTCAGCTTGATAAGGACAAGGCTAAGGAATGGCTTGCAAAGGGTGTGCAGCCTTCTGAGACCATGCACAACCTGCTTGTGTCAGAAAAGGTGATTGAGGGCAAGAAGATTAACGTGTTGCCAAAGAAGTCACCAATTATCGACGAAGAGGCGATCAAGCGAGCTGAGGAGGAAGCAGCAGCCAAGGCAGAGGCCGAAAAAGCAGCCGCCGAAGCTGAGGCTGCTCCTGAAGCAGCAGCAGAATCTACTGAAGTTTCAGAGGAAGCGGCTCCAGCAGAAGCTGAAGCCTCAAAAGAAGAAGCGCCTGCTCCAGAAGCAGAAGCTGAAGAAACCAAGTAA
- the rnr gene encoding ribonuclease R, with amino-acid sequence MNKTHEGAIMIRGKGTGFVAHPDLEEDIVVEREALGFALDGDIVEIELKKKVPGKRQEGKVIRVVKPAHRELIGTVKEKEENGKKFLYLSPDNRRIHIRPVLNEATANDLDMKVVVEITKWSQPNLDPFAKIVEIIGRAGDHETEMQAIIRSGGFSKAFPESVQQAAHDLYERKEQIFADAIADPKRRDVRGVTTMTIDPADAKDFDDALSVRTLENGNIEVGIHIADVSHYVVEGEPLDQEAQERGTSVYLVDRVIPMLPEVLSNDLCSLRPNEDRLAFSAIFELTPEARIENAWYGQTIIHSDKRFAYEDAQKVLDDQAGDYLDELNIMMNLSRLLRKKRYQSGAIAFEQPEVKFELDERGAPIRAYKKERTETMMMIEDFMLLANREVATYINTKAKSQNRELAFVYRIHDVPNPDKIEELATFVHALGHEFETKKGIVKATEINKLMEAVEGTPEENLIKTASIRSMAKAVYSTKNIGHFGLAFKYYTHFTSPIRRYPDLMVHRMLRRHLDGSNIGEKETAKYERISVQSSEREMEAVSAERDSIKFKQVEYMMNHVGEEFDGVITGVTDWGIYVQETGAMAEGMVKLSSLKSDFYEHEANKYRVRGQRTGKVYHLGDPVRVKLVRADKDERQLDFEMIEEKSK; translated from the coding sequence ATGAATAAAACCCATGAAGGAGCTATCATGATCCGCGGAAAAGGGACCGGATTTGTGGCTCACCCAGACCTTGAGGAGGATATTGTGGTAGAGCGCGAAGCCTTAGGCTTCGCGCTCGATGGCGATATTGTTGAAATCGAGCTCAAGAAAAAAGTCCCTGGCAAGCGCCAAGAAGGCAAGGTTATACGTGTAGTTAAGCCTGCTCATCGCGAGTTGATCGGTACTGTTAAAGAAAAGGAAGAAAACGGCAAGAAATTTTTGTATCTCTCGCCCGACAATCGCCGTATTCACATACGACCGGTTTTAAATGAAGCAACTGCCAACGATCTTGATATGAAGGTAGTCGTAGAGATCACCAAGTGGTCACAGCCAAATCTTGATCCATTTGCCAAGATCGTTGAGATTATCGGCCGTGCTGGTGATCATGAGACCGAAATGCAGGCGATCATCCGCTCTGGTGGTTTTTCAAAAGCCTTCCCGGAATCAGTCCAGCAAGCAGCCCACGATCTCTACGAACGCAAAGAGCAGATCTTTGCTGACGCAATTGCCGACCCAAAGCGCCGCGATGTCCGTGGTGTCACCACCATGACTATCGACCCAGCCGATGCCAAGGACTTCGACGACGCACTCTCGGTCCGCACCCTTGAAAACGGCAATATCGAAGTTGGTATTCATATTGCCGACGTGTCGCACTACGTGGTTGAAGGCGAACCTCTCGACCAAGAAGCGCAAGAGCGCGGTACTTCAGTGTATCTCGTCGACCGCGTGATCCCGATGCTCCCGGAAGTTCTCTCAAACGACCTCTGTTCCCTACGCCCAAACGAAGATCGACTCGCGTTCTCAGCCATCTTTGAACTCACACCAGAAGCTCGCATTGAAAATGCGTGGTATGGCCAAACAATCATTCACTCAGACAAGCGCTTTGCGTACGAAGACGCACAGAAAGTCCTCGACGATCAAGCTGGCGACTACCTCGACGAACTCAACATCATGATGAACCTTTCTCGCCTCTTGCGCAAAAAGCGCTACCAAAGCGGCGCGATCGCTTTTGAGCAGCCAGAAGTGAAATTTGAACTCGATGAACGAGGTGCGCCGATTCGCGCCTACAAGAAAGAGCGGACTGAAACAATGATGATGATCGAGGACTTCATGCTCCTCGCCAACCGCGAAGTCGCAACCTACATCAACACAAAAGCAAAAAGTCAGAATCGTGAACTTGCCTTTGTGTATCGAATCCACGACGTTCCAAATCCAGACAAGATCGAAGAACTTGCTACGTTTGTACACGCCCTCGGACACGAGTTTGAGACCAAGAAAGGTATTGTGAAAGCGACCGAGATCAACAAGCTTATGGAAGCTGTCGAAGGCACCCCTGAAGAAAACCTCATCAAGACCGCGAGTATCAGGTCCATGGCCAAGGCAGTCTACTCCACCAAGAACATTGGACACTTCGGACTCGCCTTCAAATACTACACGCACTTCACCTCACCGATCCGTCGCTACCCCGACCTGATGGTGCACCGTATGTTGCGACGCCATCTTGATGGTTCAAATATTGGTGAAAAAGAGACCGCCAAGTACGAGCGTATCTCAGTCCAATCTTCAGAACGAGAAATGGAAGCCGTGTCTGCCGAACGTGATTCGATCAAGTTCAAGCAAGTTGAATACATGATGAATCATGTCGGCGAAGAATTCGATGGGGTGATCACCGGCGTAACTGACTGGGGTATCTACGTCCAAGAAACCGGCGCAATGGCTGAAGGTATGGTGAAACTCTCCAGTCTTAAGAGCGACTTCTATGAACATGAAGCAAACAAGTACCGTGTCCGCGGGCAGCGCACCGGTAAGGTCTACCACCTCGGTGACCCCGTCCGCGTGAAGCTCGTCCGGGCTGACAAAGACGAACGGCAACTTGATTTTGAGATGATTGAGGAGAAGAGTAAGTAG
- a CDS encoding AAA family ATPase produces the protein MYLKELTINGFKSFAKKSELEFSAPITAIVGPNGSGKSNTAESFRFVLGEQSVKSMRGKRGEDLIWGGSEKVSRGNRASVQVVFDNKSRSLALDFDEVKIERIVHRDGQNEYKLNDSSVRLKDIHELLAGANIGSTGHHIISQGEADRVLAAGPKERREMIEDALGLKVYQLKKQETERKLEKTHENIAQVESLRREAAPHLKYLKKQVEKAERSLEVQKELRTKYAEYLKREDVYVAHHFDRLTKERSNPAKQLEEVKEKLVEVKALLAKTETAEVPAELTEAEAELRKAAQARQEAEREYSKLEGQVSFIERRLTTPPKKTAVSTVVSRAQLEELVESLEKHAEKALDVDDVKEVKRALKDLLEKLRGFLKTEQGEVIDTSAADQEELEALSKMLHAAEKMVAKAVGVEEEAATKLKGLQSAQLADTEKNREAEREMFELMNEQRDSEGKLAAIDRELAVLERDRADFKVQLQEAVTLLGRGASDYYQQEIINESGSTLTEQMIISEDRGVQRKRQHDLEKLKIRLEELGVGATEDLLKEYNTVKERDEFLARELSDLEESVQNLKELIVDMQGKLQEQFTIGLEKITKEFHTFFTLMFGGGAASLKRVELKKRGDEEEGEEDSQIEDGVELHVSLPNKRVKGLEMLSGGERALTSIALIFAMSQVNPPPFIILDETDAALDEANSRRYGDMIEALAKKSQLVLITHNRETMSRAGILYGITMGADGVSKVLSVKFDEAAAVAK, from the coding sequence ATGTATTTGAAAGAGCTCACCATCAATGGCTTCAAGTCATTCGCTAAAAAAAGCGAGCTCGAATTTTCTGCGCCGATCACCGCGATCGTTGGTCCGAACGGTTCAGGGAAAAGTAATACTGCTGAGTCGTTTCGTTTTGTACTCGGAGAGCAGTCGGTGAAGTCAATGCGTGGCAAGCGTGGTGAGGACCTCATCTGGGGTGGTTCAGAGAAGGTCTCGCGTGGTAATCGAGCGAGTGTGCAGGTAGTGTTCGATAATAAGAGTCGGTCGCTTGCGCTCGATTTTGACGAAGTCAAAATCGAGCGTATCGTCCATCGTGATGGTCAAAACGAATACAAGCTCAACGACTCTTCGGTTCGACTCAAAGATATCCATGAGCTTTTAGCTGGCGCGAATATAGGTTCGACCGGACATCACATCATTTCCCAGGGGGAAGCTGATCGAGTGCTTGCTGCTGGTCCGAAAGAGCGTCGTGAAATGATCGAAGATGCCCTTGGTCTCAAGGTGTACCAACTCAAAAAACAAGAAACTGAGCGCAAACTAGAAAAGACCCATGAAAACATCGCGCAGGTTGAGTCCCTCCGTCGTGAGGCTGCGCCACATTTAAAATATTTAAAGAAGCAGGTAGAAAAAGCTGAACGTTCGCTTGAGGTGCAAAAAGAGCTGCGAACGAAGTATGCTGAGTACCTGAAACGCGAAGATGTGTATGTCGCACATCACTTTGATCGCCTTACCAAAGAACGATCGAATCCAGCTAAACAGCTGGAAGAAGTGAAGGAAAAGTTGGTGGAGGTAAAAGCACTCTTGGCTAAAACCGAAACCGCAGAAGTACCAGCTGAGTTAACTGAAGCTGAGGCGGAGTTGCGCAAGGCTGCACAAGCTCGTCAGGAGGCTGAACGAGAATACAGCAAGCTTGAAGGGCAGGTCTCATTCATTGAGCGTCGCCTAACAACGCCACCTAAGAAAACAGCGGTGAGTACTGTCGTCTCACGAGCTCAGCTTGAAGAGTTGGTTGAATCGCTCGAGAAGCACGCTGAAAAGGCGCTCGATGTAGATGATGTAAAGGAAGTAAAGCGCGCTCTAAAAGACTTGTTAGAGAAGTTGCGCGGTTTTCTAAAGACTGAACAAGGTGAGGTGATCGACACAAGTGCGGCTGATCAAGAAGAACTGGAAGCGCTCTCAAAGATGTTGCACGCTGCAGAGAAGATGGTTGCCAAAGCGGTTGGTGTTGAAGAAGAGGCGGCAACGAAGCTGAAGGGATTGCAGTCAGCACAGCTAGCCGATACGGAAAAGAATCGCGAAGCAGAACGAGAGATGTTTGAACTCATGAATGAGCAGCGAGACAGTGAAGGGAAATTGGCGGCGATCGATCGGGAGTTGGCAGTATTGGAGCGTGACCGCGCAGATTTTAAAGTACAACTACAAGAAGCGGTCACGCTCCTTGGTCGTGGTGCCTCAGACTACTACCAGCAAGAGATCATCAATGAATCTGGTTCTACTCTTACTGAACAAATGATCATCAGTGAAGATCGTGGTGTGCAGCGCAAGCGACAGCACGATCTTGAAAAGCTCAAGATCCGACTTGAGGAGCTTGGTGTTGGTGCAACCGAGGACCTGCTTAAGGAATACAACACTGTCAAAGAACGTGATGAATTTTTGGCTCGTGAGCTCTCAGACTTGGAAGAGTCGGTACAGAATCTCAAAGAGCTGATCGTCGATATGCAAGGGAAGCTACAAGAGCAATTTACCATTGGTCTAGAGAAGATCACGAAAGAATTTCATACATTTTTCACCCTTATGTTTGGTGGTGGAGCGGCTAGTCTTAAGCGGGTTGAGCTCAAAAAGCGTGGTGATGAAGAAGAGGGCGAGGAAGATTCACAGATCGAGGACGGAGTCGAGTTGCATGTCTCGCTACCAAACAAACGGGTCAAGGGTCTTGAGATGCTTTCAGGCGGTGAGCGAGCGCTTACTTCCATCGCACTTATCTTTGCAATGAGTCAGGTCAATCCACCACCGTTCATTATTCTCGACGAGACCGACGCAGCGCTTGATGAGGCTAATAGTCGCCGATACGGAGACATGATCGAGGCCCTTGCAAAGAAGTCGCAGCTCGTGCTTATCACACATAATCGAGAGACTATGAGTCGTGCTGGTATTCTCTATGGTATTACCATGGGTGCCGACGGTGTCTCGAAAGTACTCTCAGTGAAGTTTGATGAAGCGGCTGCTGTGGCAAAGTAA
- a CDS encoding prepilin-type N-terminal cleavage/methylation domain-containing protein has protein sequence MKKSYLARKGFTLVEIMVVVAIISILSAILYANFGHARTEARNKEVFSELKELQLAIELYRAQHGHYPDIPACGTTAAATSTADSDTGGAGHCAINPFVDDLIPDFISSLPSPDDSANSACTYIYNVGSASQNWFKLTAENCLGGFDTAADGIQPDDTFARCPTSCGECDGNTHDAAYKASTDFYETVAVYSAGGQCE, from the coding sequence ATGAAAAAAAGCTATCTTGCACGAAAAGGTTTCACCTTAGTTGAGATCATGGTCGTAGTGGCGATCATCAGTATCTTGTCCGCTATCTTGTACGCCAATTTTGGACATGCTCGTACTGAAGCACGTAACAAAGAGGTGTTTTCGGAGTTAAAAGAGTTGCAGTTAGCAATTGAATTGTATCGAGCACAACATGGACATTATCCAGATATTCCTGCCTGCGGAACAACCGCCGCAGCAACCTCAACAGCAGACTCTGATACCGGAGGAGCTGGGCATTGTGCCATCAATCCATTCGTTGATGATCTGATCCCCGATTTCATTTCAAGTCTTCCGAGTCCTGACGACTCAGCAAACTCAGCGTGTACGTACATATACAATGTTGGATCAGCTAGTCAAAACTGGTTTAAGCTAACGGCTGAAAATTGTCTAGGAGGATTTGATACTGCTGCAGATGGGATTCAGCCTGACGACACGTTTGCTCGTTGTCCGACGAGCTGTGGTGAGTGTGATGGTAATACTCATGACGCTGCATATAAGGCTTCAACAGATTTCTATGAAACCGTAGCAGTTTATAGCGCTGGTGGCCAGTGTGAATAG
- a CDS encoding prepilin-type N-terminal cleavage/methylation domain-containing protein has product MNRSSLGFTLPEMLVVVAVITILSSLLYYNFNDASVQSRNAQRQADLRALQSAIEQYKLDKGMYPPGCNGALVWSGEIGTIYDCPSADDGQYIVGLAPEYIRALPTDPKRNGNNSGYIYVTNAARSAYKIMAARTAELTPPGIQKPNAFYPDPHPFMSCDVSDNNPDAVCNAVSPFGGLGVIKCDNTDSEFRYSYGLWGGYPDEPRPLNAVRYEEELEKVICRMP; this is encoded by the coding sequence ATGAATCGCTCTTCACTAGGTTTTACTCTTCCAGAGATGCTTGTTGTGGTGGCTGTTATCACAATTCTTTCTAGTCTGTTGTATTACAACTTCAATGACGCCTCAGTTCAGTCTCGAAATGCGCAGCGACAGGCTGATCTTAGAGCGCTGCAGAGTGCGATCGAGCAGTACAAACTAGATAAAGGAATGTACCCTCCAGGCTGCAACGGAGCGCTGGTGTGGTCTGGTGAGATCGGCACGATATATGATTGTCCAAGTGCAGATGATGGTCAGTATATCGTTGGCTTGGCTCCTGAGTACATTCGCGCATTGCCGACCGACCCGAAGCGTAATGGGAATAATTCTGGCTACATCTACGTGACTAACGCAGCTCGCTCGGCGTACAAGATCATGGCTGCTCGTACAGCAGAACTTACGCCGCCAGGTATCCAAAAACCGAATGCTTTTTACCCTGATCCTCATCCATTCATGAGCTGTGATGTGAGTGATAACAATCCTGATGCTGTTTGTAACGCAGTGTCACCATTTGGTGGACTGGGCGTTATCAAATGCGATAATACTGACAGTGAGTTTCGGTACTCATACGGGTTGTGGGGTGGTTATCCTGATGAGCCTAGGCCATTGAATGCAGTTCGCTACGAAGAAGAGCTCGAAAAGGTGATCTGCCGAATGCCGTAA
- the rnc gene encoding ribonuclease III, producing the protein MEVTKLDTDLEKLQELLGVTFADIQILLSAITHRSYLNEHRDATWDHNERLEFLGDAVLELVVTDYLFHKYPEKPEGELTAVRAALVNTVSLAGASEQLGVNDYLLMSKGEAKDVGRARQYILANAFEACIGAIYMDRGYDAAKNFIADRLFGKTDEIVRKRLWQDAKSRFQEMAQEHVSVTPTYETVSQEGPDHDRVFTVGVFLRKEKVAEGKGRSKQEAEQQAAEKAIEAKGWQTE; encoded by the coding sequence ATGGAAGTTACAAAACTTGATACCGACTTAGAGAAGCTGCAAGAGCTGCTCGGAGTTACTTTTGCTGATATTCAGATACTGTTATCAGCTATTACACATCGTTCATACTTGAATGAACACCGCGACGCGACCTGGGACCACAATGAACGTCTAGAGTTTTTGGGTGATGCGGTGTTGGAGCTCGTGGTGACTGATTACCTCTTTCATAAATATCCAGAGAAGCCTGAAGGAGAACTTACTGCAGTGCGGGCAGCTTTGGTGAATACAGTTTCACTGGCGGGCGCGTCCGAGCAGCTCGGTGTAAACGACTATTTGCTGATGAGTAAGGGCGAGGCGAAAGACGTCGGACGCGCCCGCCAGTACATTCTCGCCAACGCGTTTGAAGCCTGCATCGGTGCTATTTACATGGATAGGGGCTACGATGCGGCGAAAAACTTTATTGCTGATCGCCTCTTTGGGAAGACTGATGAGATCGTCCGTAAGCGCCTGTGGCAAGATGCTAAGAGCCGCTTCCAAGAGATGGCTCAGGAGCATGTTTCGGTGACCCCAACCTACGAGACAGTTAGTCAGGAAGGCCCAGATCATGACCGGGTGTTTACGGTTGGAGTCTTTTTGCGTAAGGAGAAGGTAGCTGAAGGCAAAGGACGCTCAAAACAAGAAGCTGAGCAACAAGCAGCAGAGAAAGCAATCGAAGCAAAAGGTTGGCAAACTGAGTAG
- the nusB gene encoding transcription antitermination factor NusB translates to MANRHLSRSIVLQSLFEWDLNALEKKAVHEVLERNVAEFAPNKTDMPFMEKLLDGVMAKQPELDLVIEKAAPDWPIDRISPVDRNILRLGLYELLFADRAEVPAKVAINEAIELAKQFGGDNSSRFVNGVLGAVYKEIGEPGKDEVSKRRKKDVPFDQMPIERLSGAVVYAEHEGQLYLALVHDIFGHWTLSKSKVKEEETVEEGATRALLEEVGLPITLEQELGNNEYVASQPEKGKVRKQVHYFLANAPYQDIELLKKGGLDDAKWFKVADILELNFYEDILPIVTKAVTVLVGRGSK, encoded by the coding sequence ATGGCAAATCGACATTTATCACGCAGCATTGTTCTTCAGTCACTCTTTGAGTGGGATTTAAATGCGCTTGAGAAAAAAGCAGTTCATGAAGTCTTGGAGCGAAACGTCGCAGAATTCGCGCCCAACAAGACCGATATGCCATTTATGGAAAAACTACTCGACGGCGTTATGGCGAAGCAGCCGGAGCTCGACCTCGTGATCGAAAAGGCTGCACCAGACTGGCCGATCGACCGCATCTCTCCAGTTGATCGAAATATTCTCCGACTCGGGCTGTACGAGCTGCTTTTTGCTGATCGAGCAGAAGTGCCAGCAAAGGTGGCGATCAACGAAGCGATCGAACTCGCCAAGCAGTTTGGTGGCGATAATAGTAGTCGGTTTGTAAACGGTGTACTCGGTGCGGTCTACAAGGAGATCGGTGAACCTGGAAAGGATGAGGTGAGTAAGCGTCGCAAGAAAGATGTGCCGTTTGATCAAATGCCAATTGAGCGTCTTTCTGGTGCGGTAGTCTACGCAGAACACGAAGGGCAGCTGTACCTTGCGCTTGTACACGATATCTTTGGTCACTGGACTTTGTCTAAGAGTAAGGTGAAGGAAGAAGAAACGGTCGAGGAGGGGGCAACTCGCGCACTCCTTGAAGAAGTTGGTCTTCCAATCACGCTTGAGCAAGAGCTTGGCAATAATGAATACGTCGCTTCACAGCCAGAAAAAGGCAAAGTGCGCAAGCAGGTACACTACTTTCTAGCTAATGCACCATATCAGGATATTGAACTGCTCAAGAAGGGCGGTCTTGACGACGCAAAATGGTTCAAAGTAGCTGATATTCTCGAGCTCAACTTCTACGAAGACATTCTTCCGATCGTTACCAAGGCAGTTACGGTTTTGGTTGGCAGGGGCTCAAAATAG
- the rpmF gene encoding 50S ribosomal protein L32, producing the protein MVIRMRHTRAHTANRRSHHALKAPTLATCANCGAQHRPHHMCLECGHYKGRMVVDLAAKKKAREERLQAKRDMINAQQADFGGAEATPEPAAEAVESEVKDK; encoded by the coding sequence ATGGTAATTCGAATGCGTCATACGCGGGCACACACCGCGAACCGTCGTTCACATCATGCGCTCAAGGCGCCTACTTTGGCTACTTGTGCTAACTGTGGCGCACAGCACCGACCACACCACATGTGTCTCGAGTGCGGTCACTACAAGGGTCGCATGGTCGTTGATCTGGCGGCTAAGAAAAAGGCTCGCGAAGAGCGTCTTCAGGCGAAGCGCGACATGATCAACGCACAGCAGGCAGACTTTGGTGGAGCGGAAGCAACTCCAGAACCAGCCGCTGAAGCAGTAGAGTCTGAGGTGAAAGACAAGTAA